Within Raineyella sp. W15-4, the genomic segment CGCCGCACCGCAGGCCGGCGCAAGGGTGACCGGGGCAAGGGCCGTGCGGCGGAGGCGGACCCGACGTCGGCGACCACACCGGAGACCGAGACCGAGCAGACGACCCGCCGCCGGACCGCCGCGCCCGGCACCTCGCCCTGGGTGGTCCCGACCATGGTCACCCTGCTGTTGCTCGGCGTCGCCTGGATCGTGGTCTTCTACGTCGCCGGCTACCTGATCCCGTTCATGGCCGCGATGGGCAACTGGAACCTGGCGGTCGGGATGGGCCTGATCGCGGCCTCGTTCGTCGTCGCCACCCAGTGGAAGTGACCGCTACCCGGCAGACGTGACCGCCGCCTGAGCCAACGCCAGCGCGCCGAGCCGACCGGACCGGCCGCCCAGCCCCGGCGGCACGATGTAGTCGTCGATCCGATCTGTGACGGCCGGGGAGGAGACGTAGCCGGCCAGCAGTTCCCGGGTCCGGCGGCGGATCATCCCGAACAGCCCCGGGCCGGCCATCACCCCGCCGCCCAGCACGATCCGGCGCGGTGACAGGGTGCAGACCAGCCCGGCCAGCAGCTCGGCGAGATAGGACGCCTCCAGCTCCCAGGCGGGGTGGCCGGCCGGCAGGGTCTGCGCCGGGGCACCCCACCGCTGCGCCATCGCCGGCCCCGACGCCAGCCCCTCCAGACAGTCGCCGTGGAACGGACAGCCGCCCGGGAACGGATCGAGGCCCCGGTCGTGCCGCACCCGGACGTGGCCCATCTCCGGGTGCACCAGACCGTGCAGCGGCGCCCCGTTGACGATCGCCCCACCGCCGATCCCGGTGCCGACGGTCAGGTAGACGAACGGATCCAGACCCCGGCCGGCACCCCATCGGGCCTCACCGAGCGCGGCCCCGTTGACGTCGGTGTCGAAGCCGACCGGGACATCCAACGCCGACCGCAGGAACCCGACCACGTCGGTCCCGGCCCAGCCGGGTTTCGGGGTGGTGGTGATGTGGCCGTACGTCGCCGAGGCGGGATCGAGGTCCACCGGCCCGAAGCAGGCGACGCCGATCGACGCCGGGCCGGCGGCGCCGGCCGCCCGGAAGAACGCCACCGCCCGGCCGAGGGTCTCCTCCGGTGTGGTGGTGGGGAACCGCACCTCGGCGCGGAGGTCGTCGGGACCGGTGCCCAGGCAGCAGACGAACTTCGTGCCGCCCGCCTCGATACCGCCGTACAGCCCAGCGTGTTCCGCCGCCATGATGTCCCTCCGTCGAGGGTCCGGATCTCCCCGACCTGCGCCGATCGTACGACCGGAACGCCGTTCAGCTCAGCGGCTTGAGCAGCGGGAAGAGGATGGTCTCGCGGATGCCGACGCCGGTGAAGAGCATCACCAGCCGGTCCACCCCGAGCCCCAGGCCGCCCATCGGTGGCGCACCGAACTCCAGCGCCTGCAGGAAGTCCTCGTCGAGTTGCATCGCCTCCACGTCTCCGGCGGCCCGGGCCAGCGACTGGGCGGTCAGCCGCTCGCGCTGGATCACCGGGTCGATCAGCTCGGAGAAGCCGGTGCCCCGTTCCATCCCGCCGATGATCAGGTCCCAGGCCTCGATCTTGTTCGGCTCGGAGCGGTGCGGCCGGGCCAGCGGCTGGGCGACCGGCGGGTAGTCGCAGACGAAGGTGGGCTGCAGCAGATGCGGCTCCACCAGCTCGCCGAAGAGCTCGACGACCATCTTCTCCGGGCCCCACAGCGCGTCGTAGTCGACCTCGAACAGTTCGGCGATCGAGCGCAGCCGGTCGACCGGGGTCTCCGGGGTGATCTCGTCACCGATCCGCTCCGACAGGCCCGGATAGACGCCGAGCCACTTCCACTCGCCGTCCAGGTCGATGACGCCCCGCTCGGTCTCGATCTGGCGCCGGCCGACCACGTCGGCCGCGTCCAGGATGAGCTGCTTGATCAGCGCCGCGATGGTGGTCTGGTCACCCCAGGCCTGGTAGGCCTCCAGCATGGTGAACTCGGCGGAGTGCGAGGAGTCGATGCCCTCGTTGCGGAAGACCCGGCCCAACTCGTACACCTTCTCGGCGCCGCCGACCATCACCCGCTTGAGGTAGAGCTCCAGGGCGATCCGCAGGCTCATCGAGATGTCGAAGGCGTTCAGGTGGGTGGTGAACGGCCGGGCCGTCGCGCCGCCGTGCACCGACTGCAGGGTCGGCGTCTCCACCTCCAGGTAGCCGTCGGTGTGCAGGGTCTCGCGGATCGAGCGGGTGATCGCCGCCCGGGCCCGCAGCACGTTCTGCGCCTCGGGCCGGATGACCAGGTCGGCGTACCGCTGCCGGACCCGGGTCTCCTCGGACAGCTCGTGGTGCAGCGTCGGCATCGGCCGCAGCGACTTGGAGGCCAGCTCCCAGCGGTCGGCCAGCACCGACAGCTCGCCGCGCTTGGAGCGGATCACCCGGCCGTGGACGAAGACCCAGTCGCCGAGATCGACGTCGGCCTTCCAGGCGGCCAGTGCCTCGTCGCCGACCTCCGCCCTGGAGATCATCACCTGCAGCCGCGGCGCATCGTGCTCGGCGGTGAAGCCGCCCTGCAGGGTCGCGAAGCACAGCTTGCCGGTGTTGCGCAGGAAGACCACCCGCCCGCCGATGCCGACCAGGTCCTGGGTCTCCTCGCCGGTCTCCAGGTGGTCCCACCGCCGGCGGACCTCGTCGAGGGTGTGGGTACGATCCAGCCAGACCGGATAGGGGGGACGACCCTCCTCGAGCAGCCGCGCCCGCTTCTCGAGGCGCACCTGCATCTGCTCGGACACCTCATGCCCTGAGACCTCGTGGTCAGGAAGCTCGGCCGGCGGATTCTGCTCAGTACTCACCGGGACATGCTACCGACACCCGCCGGGATGGAACGATCCGGAACACCCGCACCTCCGGGCCACCCAATGGTCCGATCCGGCACACCTCGCGTCGACCGTGTTACGGGGCTGTGAACGGGGCCGACGACGGCCACCCCGCCGCCCGGGGGTGCAATAGGGTTTCGGGTATGGCAGACATGGTGGCCCACTACCGTCCGGGCGTGGCGTTCGACGAGATGGTGGACCCGCGCGGCGCCGTCCGGGAACCGTACGCCCTGCTGGCGGGCATGCTCGGTCGGATGGCGCCGGGCGATCTGAGGGCCATCGCGGAGACCCTGTCGAACAACTATCTGGCCGCCGGGGTCACGTTCGACGTCGGTGGGGTGGAGCGGCCGTTCCCGTTGGACGCCATCCCGCGGATCATCACCGCCGAGGACTGGGACATCGTCGATCGTGGCGTACGCCAGCGGGTCCGAGCGCTGGAGGCGTTCCTCGACGACGCGTACAACGACCAGCGGGCGGTGTCCGACGGCGTGGTGCCGCGATCGCTGATCACCACCTCGAAGCACTTCCACCGGGTGCTGCACGGGATGAACCCGACGAACGGCGCCCGGGTACAGGTGGCCGGCATCGACCTGATCCGCACCCCGGCCGGGGACATGCGGGTGCTGGAGGACAACGTCCGGGTGCCCTCCGGGGTGTCGTACGTGATGACGAACCGCACCGCGATGGCCTCGGTGATGCCCGAGATCATGGCCGAGCAGCGGGTCCGGCCGGTGAGCGACTACGCCCAGCACCTGCTGCGGGCGCTGCGGGCCGCCGCCCCGGACGGGATCGAGGACCCCACTGTCGTCGTGCTCACCCCCGGCGTCTACAACTCCGCCTATTTCGAACACACCCTGTTGGCCCGGACGATGGGCGTCGAGCTGGTCGAGGGCTCCGATCTGGAGTGCCGGCGCGGCAAGGTCTACATGCGCACCACCCGCGGCCTGCAGCCGGTGCACGTGATCTACCGGCGGATGGACGACGACTTCATCGATCCGGTGCACTTCCGCCGCGACTCGCTGCTCGGCGTGCCTGGCATCGTCAACGCGGTCCGCTCCGGCGGAGTGGCACTGTGCAACGCGCTGGGCAACGGCGTCGCCGACGACAAGCTGGTCTACACCTACGTCCCGGCCCTGATCCGCTACTTCCTCGCCGAGGAGCCGGTGCTGAAGAACGTCGACACCTGGCGGCTGGCCGAGCCGGCCGCCCGCGAGGAGGTGATGGACCGGTTGGAGGAACTGGTCGTCAAACCGGTCGACGGGTCGGGCGGCAAGGGCATCGTGATCGGGCCGTTCGCCACCGGCGACGAGCTCACCGCCCTGCGCCGCCGGGTCGAAGCGGATCCGCGCGGCTGGATCGCCCAGCCGTTGGTCCAGCTGTCGACGGTGCCGACCTTCCTCGACGATGCGCTGGGGCCGCGCCACGTCGACCTGCGGCCGTTCGCGGTCAACGACGGCACCGATGTCTGGGTGCTGCCCGGCGGCCTGACCCGGGTGGCGCTGCCCGAGGGCGAGATGATCGTCAACTCCTCCCAGGGGGGCGGCTCCAAGGACACCTGGGTGATCGCCGACTCGGCTCCCGCCCCCAGCGGGGTCACCGCCGAGGCCGAGCCGGTGCCCGCTCGGGAGCCGGCGCCCCATGCCGAGACCACCGAGCTCGCCGACCTGGCGGCGCTGCCGGTGCCGACCCAGCGCCCACCGGACCAGGTGCCGGCCCGGAAGACCCAGCAGGAACAGCAACAGCAGCAAGCCGGCCGGGCGATGCCGGCCGAGGGTACCGAGGGGGTCGACCGATGCTGAGCCGGATCGCCGAATCGTTGTTCTGGATCGGCCGCTACGTCGAGCGGGCCGAGGACACCGCCCGGCTGCTCCAGGTGCAGCTGCGGCTGTTCGTCGAGGAGCCGTCGGTGCCGACGCACACTGCCTGCAGCAACCTGCTCACCCTGCTCGGCGTGCCGGCCGCGACGTACGAACCGCTGCTGGCGGCGGCGGATCCCCGGGCCGCCCATGAAGCACTGGTCGGGCTACTGGCGTATGACCGCAGCCAGCCCTCCTCGATCGCCTACAGCTGGGAGCAGACCCGCGACAACGCCCGGCGCGCCCGGGAGGTGATCCCGTCGACGATCTGGGAGGTGGTCAACACCACCTGGCAGGCGCTGCCGCGGACCACACCACGGGCGATCCGGTCCCAGCACGGCTACCTGGACTGGGCCCGGGAGAGGTCCGCGCTGTTCTGCGGGCTGGCCCGCGGGTCGATGGTCCGCGATGAGGGCTGGCAGTTCCTCCAGCTGGGCCGCAGCCTGGAGCAGGCCGACATGACCGCCCGGCTGGTCACCGCGACCACCTTCGCCCAGGGGGCCATCCCCTGGGCGGCCGCACTGCGCGGCTGCGACGCCCACGACGCGTTCCTGCGCACCTACCGCGGCTGGCACACCTCGACCCAGGCGCTGGAGTTCCTGGTGCAGGACGCTTCTTTCCCGCGCTCGGTGATGCACGGGTTGACCCGGGCCACCGATGCGCTGACCGGCGTCAGCGGGCCGTCACACGGGGTCGGGCTGCCCGGGGAGGCCCGCTACGAGCTCGGTCGGCTCACCGAGGAGCTGGCCTATCTGCCGACCGAAGGGCTGGTGGACGACCTGACCGGCCGGATGGCTCAGGTGCAGCGAACCTGCCAGCGGGTCACCACGGCGATCACCCAACGCTTCTTCGCCGCGGCCACCGAAGTGGCCTGGACGACCGAGGAGACGCACTGAGATGAGACTGAGCATCGACCACGTCACCGGGTTCCGCTACGCGTCCCCGGTCCGTGCCTCCTACAACGAGGCGCGGATGACCCCGATCTCCACCCCGTCCCAGGTGGTGTGGACCTCCCGACTCACCATCACCCCGCCCGCCTGGCGCACCAGCTACACCGACTACTGGGGCACTCCGGTCACCTGCTTCGAGGTGCACGAGCCGCACGACCGGCTCGAGATCGAGTCCCGGGCCCTGGTGGAGACCCGCCCGGTCCACGACGACTGGGACGTCGAGCGCCGGGTGCCGGCCGACGACCTCGGCTGGGCCGACCTGCACGGCACCGCGGTGCTGGACGAGCTGAGCGAGTACCTGCTGACCACCGAACGGACCGCCCCGCACGAGGAACTTGCCGAGCTCGCCGCCGGGCTCACCGACCGGCCGCCCCGGCTCGCCGCACTGGACGTCTGTGCCCTGGTGCACGACCGGATGGCGTACGAAGTGGGTGCCACCGGGGTGACCTCGACCGCCGCCGAGGCCTGGGTCGGCGGCCGCGGCGTCTGCCAGGACTTCAGTCACGTCACCTGCGGGGCACTGCGGTGGCTCGGCATCCCCGCCCGGTACGTGTCCGGCTACCTGCACCCGTCCGGCCCGGACGCGGTCCGCGGCGACACCGTCGAGGGCGAGTCGCACTCCTGGGTGGAGTTCTGGTGCGGGTCGTGGCAGACGTACGACCCGACCGCGATGCGCCTGGTCGACGAGTCGTACGTCCGGATCGGGCACGGCCGCGACTACTCCGACGTGTCACCACTACGGGGGACGTACGCCGGCGGGGACTCGAAAATGTTCGTCAAGGTGACGATTACAGCGCTTTCGTGACCCCCGCCCACTAGGGTTACTGGCATGAACCAGCCGCCGACCGCATGGAGCCCGCCGTTGACGGGTGCACCCGTGGATCCACCGGTCCAGGCCCCGCCGGTCGTCCACGCGGTCCAGAACCCTCTCCTCCAGGGCTCGGCCCCCGCCCCCGGCTACCCGCACCCCGTCCGCACCGGCGCCCCCGTGCCGAGCACCCCCGGATCGGGCATCTCGACCCCGCAGGCGAGCCCGGGACCGCAGCATGCGGCGCCGCCCTCGCAGCCGGCCCGCCCGGGGCAGCCCGCCCAACCCAACCCGACCAGCGTCGAGGCGCCCGCCCCGACGCCGCCCGGCCGGGTCGACCACGGCCTGCCGGTCACCACGACCGATTCGATGCCCGGACGCACCATCACCGCGGTGATCGGCGACGTGATGGGCGTGGTCTCCCGGTCCCGCGAGCTGGGCGGCAATCGGGAGATCCAGTCGCGGACGATGCTCACCGAACGCCAGCAGTCCGTCACCCGGATGGTCCGGATGGCGCTCGGCGCCCACGCCGACGCCGTGGTCGGGATGCGCTTCGACACCTGCCAGGTCAGCGCCGAGGTGATCGAGGTCGTCGCGTACGGCACCGCGGTCCGGCTCGCCGAGGCGCCCGGGTTCAGCGTCCCCGGGATCGACCTGCCCCGGCCGTCCCCGGCCACCGGGGGCAGCGCCACCCATCCGCCGACGCCGACCGCCGGCTGACCTGGGCCACCTGCACCGGCCGCCGGCAGCTACCGGCGGGTGACCTGCACCCGCCCACCGTCGAGGCGGAGCCCGACGTGGCTCAGGTCGGGCACCACGACGTCGGCCAGCGGGGCGAGTTGCTCGGCGGTGTGCGTCGTGGTGACCGCCACCGTCGCCATCCCGGCCGCCCGCGCCGCGCGCAACCCGTTGGGGGCGTCCTCGGCGACCAGGCAGGCAGCGGGTGCAGCCGCCAGACCGGCCGCGGCGGCCAGGAAGATCTGCGGATCCGGCTTGGCCCGGACCACGTCGCTGGCGGTGACCAGCACCGCCGGTGTCGGCAGTCCGGCGGCCGCCAGCCGGGCGTACGCCATCTCCCGGGTCGCCGAGGTGGCGACCGCACCCCGGGGACCGGCCGCCCGCAGCGCCTCGGCCGCTCCGGGGAGGGCCACCACGCCGTCCTGGTCGGTCAGCTCGTGCTCGGTGATCCAGGACATCGCCTCGGCATGATGCTCCGCCGGGACCAGCGCGTCGATGATCGCCCGGGTGGAGCGCCCGAACCAGTGCGACAGGTCACCCACGGTCACCCCGAACCGCGCCGCGAACTCCGTCCACACCCGCACGATCGCCGGCAGCGAGTCCACCAGCGTCGAGTCCATGTCGAAGATGACCCCGTCGAACGTACGTCCCGTCATCGCCCCTCCTCCGCGTCGCACCGGTCCTGCCCCCAACCTAGCCGCCACCACGATCCGGGTTCGGCCCGACCCCGGCGGCACCCCACCCCCGCCTTGATGAGTGAATACTCACTCACTATGCTCATGGGGTGACCAGAGCACGACGACTGCCGCCGGAGGACCGGCGCGACGCGATCATCGCCGCGACCGGGCCGCTGCTCGCCGAGGCAGGGCCCAATGTGTCGACCCGCCAGATCGCCGCGGCCTGCGGCATCGCCGAGGGTACGCTGTTCCGGGTCTTCCCGACCAAGCGGGATCTGCTCGAGGCGACCCTCCGGGCCTCGCTCGACCCCACTGCCGACGTCGATCGGCTCCGGGCCATCGAT encodes:
- a CDS encoding cell division protein CrgA codes for the protein MAESHQRKSVAERRKGDRRTAGRRKGDRGKGRAAEADPTSATTPETETEQTTRRRTAAPGTSPWVVPTMVTLLLLGVAWIVVFYVAGYLIPFMAAMGNWNLAVGMGLIAASFVVATQWK
- a CDS encoding ROK family protein, translated to MAAEHAGLYGGIEAGGTKFVCCLGTGPDDLRAEVRFPTTTPEETLGRAVAFFRAAGAAGPASIGVACFGPVDLDPASATYGHITTTPKPGWAGTDVVGFLRSALDVPVGFDTDVNGAALGEARWGAGRGLDPFVYLTVGTGIGGGAIVNGAPLHGLVHPEMGHVRVRHDRGLDPFPGGCPFHGDCLEGLASGPAMAQRWGAPAQTLPAGHPAWELEASYLAELLAGLVCTLSPRRIVLGGGVMAGPGLFGMIRRRTRELLAGYVSSPAVTDRIDDYIVPPGLGGRSGRLGALALAQAAVTSAG
- the lysS gene encoding lysine--tRNA ligase, which translates into the protein MQVRLEKRARLLEEGRPPYPVWLDRTHTLDEVRRRWDHLETGEETQDLVGIGGRVVFLRNTGKLCFATLQGGFTAEHDAPRLQVMISRAEVGDEALAAWKADVDLGDWVFVHGRVIRSKRGELSVLADRWELASKSLRPMPTLHHELSEETRVRQRYADLVIRPEAQNVLRARAAITRSIRETLHTDGYLEVETPTLQSVHGGATARPFTTHLNAFDISMSLRIALELYLKRVMVGGAEKVYELGRVFRNEGIDSSHSAEFTMLEAYQAWGDQTTIAALIKQLILDAADVVGRRQIETERGVIDLDGEWKWLGVYPGLSERIGDEITPETPVDRLRSIAELFEVDYDALWGPEKMVVELFGELVEPHLLQPTFVCDYPPVAQPLARPHRSEPNKIEAWDLIIGGMERGTGFSELIDPVIQRERLTAQSLARAAGDVEAMQLDEDFLQALEFGAPPMGGLGLGVDRLVMLFTGVGIRETILFPLLKPLS
- a CDS encoding circularly permuted type 2 ATP-grasp protein yields the protein MADMVAHYRPGVAFDEMVDPRGAVREPYALLAGMLGRMAPGDLRAIAETLSNNYLAAGVTFDVGGVERPFPLDAIPRIITAEDWDIVDRGVRQRVRALEAFLDDAYNDQRAVSDGVVPRSLITTSKHFHRVLHGMNPTNGARVQVAGIDLIRTPAGDMRVLEDNVRVPSGVSYVMTNRTAMASVMPEIMAEQRVRPVSDYAQHLLRALRAAAPDGIEDPTVVVLTPGVYNSAYFEHTLLARTMGVELVEGSDLECRRGKVYMRTTRGLQPVHVIYRRMDDDFIDPVHFRRDSLLGVPGIVNAVRSGGVALCNALGNGVADDKLVYTYVPALIRYFLAEEPVLKNVDTWRLAEPAAREEVMDRLEELVVKPVDGSGGKGIVIGPFATGDELTALRRRVEADPRGWIAQPLVQLSTVPTFLDDALGPRHVDLRPFAVNDGTDVWVLPGGLTRVALPEGEMIVNSSQGGGSKDTWVIADSAPAPSGVTAEAEPVPAREPAPHAETTELADLAALPVPTQRPPDQVPARKTQQEQQQQQAGRAMPAEGTEGVDRC
- a CDS encoding alpha-E domain-containing protein, encoding MLSRIAESLFWIGRYVERAEDTARLLQVQLRLFVEEPSVPTHTACSNLLTLLGVPAATYEPLLAAADPRAAHEALVGLLAYDRSQPSSIAYSWEQTRDNARRAREVIPSTIWEVVNTTWQALPRTTPRAIRSQHGYLDWARERSALFCGLARGSMVRDEGWQFLQLGRSLEQADMTARLVTATTFAQGAIPWAAALRGCDAHDAFLRTYRGWHTSTQALEFLVQDASFPRSVMHGLTRATDALTGVSGPSHGVGLPGEARYELGRLTEELAYLPTEGLVDDLTGRMAQVQRTCQRVTTAITQRFFAAATEVAWTTEETH
- a CDS encoding transglutaminase family protein yields the protein MRLSIDHVTGFRYASPVRASYNEARMTPISTPSQVVWTSRLTITPPAWRTSYTDYWGTPVTCFEVHEPHDRLEIESRALVETRPVHDDWDVERRVPADDLGWADLHGTAVLDELSEYLLTTERTAPHEELAELAAGLTDRPPRLAALDVCALVHDRMAYEVGATGVTSTAAEAWVGGRGVCQDFSHVTCGALRWLGIPARYVSGYLHPSGPDAVRGDTVEGESHSWVEFWCGSWQTYDPTAMRLVDESYVRIGHGRDYSDVSPLRGTYAGGDSKMFVKVTITALS
- a CDS encoding heavy metal-binding domain-containing protein, which encodes MDPPVQAPPVVHAVQNPLLQGSAPAPGYPHPVRTGAPVPSTPGSGISTPQASPGPQHAAPPSQPARPGQPAQPNPTSVEAPAPTPPGRVDHGLPVTTTDSMPGRTITAVIGDVMGVVSRSRELGGNREIQSRTMLTERQQSVTRMVRMALGAHADAVVGMRFDTCQVSAEVIEVVAYGTAVRLAEAPGFSVPGIDLPRPSPATGGSATHPPTPTAG
- a CDS encoding HAD-IA family hydrolase, translated to MTGRTFDGVIFDMDSTLVDSLPAIVRVWTEFAARFGVTVGDLSHWFGRSTRAIIDALVPAEHHAEAMSWITEHELTDQDGVVALPGAAEALRAAGPRGAVATSATREMAYARLAAAGLPTPAVLVTASDVVRAKPDPQIFLAAAAGLAAAPAACLVAEDAPNGLRAARAAGMATVAVTTTHTAEQLAPLADVVVPDLSHVGLRLDGGRVQVTRR